In Candidatus Bathyarchaeota archaeon, the genomic window ATAGAAGACAATAGCCCCAAGAATCGAAGCTGAAGCATAAATTTCTTTTTGAAGTACAAAAGGAATCTCTCCTCTTAAAATATCACGAATCATCCCGCCGCCAATGCCAGTAATCATTGCAAGAATAATTATTGCTGGAAATGAATAACCGGACTGCATCGCTTTCTGTGCTCCAATTATTGTAAACACTCCTAATCCCAGCGCATCAAAAATAATCAAAGATTTCTTTTGCCTTTGAAAAAGACTGTGGCCCATAAATACCAATAGAGCTGTAACTAATGCTACTACAAGGTAGGAGTATTGAACAAAGTAAAAAGGAGGCATTTCACCCATAAGCAGATCTCGCATTGTACCTCCACCTAGGGCGGTAATCAGTGCTAGAACCGATACTCCAAAAATATCCATCTTCTTTTCGATCGCAGCCAATGCACCGGTTACAGCAAATATAGAAGTGCCTACCAAATCTAAAATGTAGACTATGGCCTCAATTTGAATTACCATATTTAGGTAAACTGGTTTTTTAATAAATAATGTTTTTCTTTCTATGAGTTATCATAGCGCGCTCTTTTAATTGACGCGCGCGCAATTATCGATGAAACGCCATAGTAAACCAATTATATTTAATCTGGGGATAGAATAAGATTCAATCTTTTCGTCATAATTGTTGAAGAGGATATAGGTGAATTTAAAAATTGAAAAATAGGAAAGTCAATCGTAGAAGCTTCCTTCATAAGATTGTGGGCATAACGGCTCTTGGAGGCATTGCTAGCTTAATTCTGGGGCAAAAAGTGGAGAAGGTTAGAGGTCTAGACGGTACTGGCTCAGCTAATCAGATCGCATACTGGTTTGATTCAGATACGATAACAGGTGGTAGTGATCTCAAGTTTTTGACTACTATTGCTTCATTACAGGTAGGCAACAACTGCACTGCCAGCGGACAATATTCAGCAGTTTGCGGCGGTGAGAACAACAATGCCACTGGATCACGCTCAAATGTTGGCGGGGGTAAAAACAACAATGCTAGTGGTTGGTATTCAACGATTAGTGGCGGCCAAGACAATGATGCCAGCGGTAGTTCATCAGCAGTTGGGGGAGGTTACAACAATAAAGCTAGTGGGAGTGGATCATCGATTAGCGGGGGCTATACTAACACTGCCAGCGCAGATTATTCAACCGTTAGCGGAGGCTACTCGAACTATGCCACTGGATTGTATTCAACAGTTATTGGAGGCTTTGTTAACAAAGCGGAAGGTGATTACAGCCTTGCTGCAGGCAGACATGCCGAGATCCATCCTAACCATGAAGGTACTTTCCTCTTCGCTGATTCAACCAATGCAGACTTCAATTCTGCTAGGGCAAAGGAGTTTGCTGTTCGATGTACTAACGGAGCCAGATTCATTGCTGGCTCAAGCTATCCGGCAGTAAAAGGAGAGAATTCCGGTAGCGGACAAGGCATATACGGCAAATCAACCAGCGGAACTGGTGTAAAAGGCGAGAGTTCAAATAGCGCAGAATATGGAGTTTCAGGTATTAATTCATCCGGGACTGGAGTCTATGGCGAGACCAGTTCAAGCAATCCAGCAATAAAAGGCAATAACACTGGAAGCGGTAATGGCTTGCATGGGGAATCTAATGGTGGCAATGGTATTTATGCTAAGAGTACTTCAGGTGCTGCTTTACATGTGGAGGGTAAGAGTTACTTCAAGTCTGCTCAAAGAGCAACCATACCAACAGGCGTAAGATCACATGATATAACCGTTCCAAGCGGGATTACCATAAGAAGCGATGCGATGATATTCGTTACCATAATGAACAACTCCAGCAACATAGGCGTTAGATGGGTTCAGAGGTTATCCAGCGATGAATTCCGGGTACATCTGACCGGGCTTTCAAGTAATGATATGAACATAGGATACTTCATAGTCAACTAATTATCAGCATGAGTGAAGATAATGCGACTAAATAGACAAAAATTTGGAGCTTCATTAACTGTAGCTATAATAGTCCTGGTTCTAATGTTCCCATCAACAAACGCTCAACCAACAAATTCTGGATTTGAAACCGGAGATTTAAGTGGATGGTCTTCCCAAGGTAGCGTTGAAGCTCTTCAAGCTTCCGAGTTCACACCAGCGATAACGCCTCCTGAGGGACAATACTTTGCCTTACTATCTACTGGCCCAGGTGACCAGAGTCCAGCTCCTGATGATGGAGACCTGGACGGAGATGGGAATAACGACTTTGACATAACTATTCTATCTCAAACATTTACATGTGAAACAGGGACTTTCTCCTTCAGCTGGTCGTGGCTTACTGATGAGGAGATTACCCCTTCTCAGTATGATGATTTTTTCTTAGTAAAACTTGATGGGGCGATTATTCTATCTGGTAGTGTTGATAAGACTTCTGGACCATCATCTTTTCCGAACATCTCCACTGATGATGTCGCATACTCGGTGGATAGTTCGGGTGGATTAACCGATCAATCCTACTTTAGTGATGGAAGGAG contains:
- a CDS encoding trimeric intracellular cation channel family protein translates to MVIQIEAIVYILDLVGTSIFAVTGALAAIEKKMDIFGVSVLALITALGGGTMRDLLMGEMPPFYFVQYSYLVVALVTALLVFMGHSLFQRQKKSLIIFDALGLGVFTIIGAQKAMQSGYSFPAIIILAMITGIGGGMIRDILRGEIPFVLQKEIYASASILGAIVFYLITRFIPIPIWIAIMVGIICTVTLRLFSIRFKINLPIRI
- a CDS encoding choice-of-anchor L domain-containing protein, with the protein product MRLNRQKFGASLTVAIIVLVLMFPSTNAQPTNSGFETGDLSGWSSQGSVEALQASEFTPAITPPEGQYFALLSTGPGDQSPAPDDGDLDGDGNNDFDITILSQTFTCETGTFSFSWSWLTDEEITPSQYDDFFLVKLDGAIILSGSVDKTSGPSSFPNISTDDVAYSVDSSGGLTDQSYFSDGRSAFETFAQPISYGTHTIEFIVADAGDDGVDSGLLIDNIRSMMGRTTDSSGKPRDDFLTRETVYAVGSGFPSSTSINIHIVPDSNWFDGMAIPSNVSNYGINTVFSDPFGEFGPVIVWPSSLMIGAYDIVFDTNQNS